A window from Marinagarivorans cellulosilyticus encodes these proteins:
- a CDS encoding acetolactate synthase 3 large subunit, which produces MEQLSGGDMLLRALADEGVECIFGYPGGAALHIYDAIFRQQLVRHVLVRHEQAATHAADAYSRSTGRTGVALVTSGPGATNAITGIATAYMDSIPMVVISGQVVSEKIGEDAFQETDMVGISRPIVKHSFLVKDAAKIPEIIKKAFYLASTGRPGPVVVDIPKDMTAPDKLFDYAYPEKVRMRSYNPATRGHAGQIKKAMQLMLAAKRPIIYAGGGVVQGNGSAQLTSLAQELNVPVTNTLMGLGAYPGNDKQFLGMLGMHGTVEANFAMHNADVIFAIGARFDDRVTNSPDKFCPDAKIVHVDIDPASISKTVQADVPIVGPVDSVLNDMLQVLAELDEAIDPDALAAWWSSINDWREKHGINTKPRYDTSGEAIMPQEVVSALYEVTEGEAYVTTDVGQHQMFAAQYYPFKYPRRWITSGGLGTMGFGLPAAMGVQYAFPDAAVACITGEGSIQMCIQELSACTQYHLPVKIICINNQSLGMVKQWQDMQYSGRHSESLYEDSLPDFIKLAEAYGHVGVRITKREELKEKLAEVFAMKDRTVFVDIMVDPKEHVYPMLIPAGGSVGANGSMRDMLLSKTERT; this is translated from the coding sequence GTGGAACAATTATCCGGCGGCGATATGCTGCTGCGTGCTTTAGCTGACGAAGGCGTGGAGTGTATTTTTGGCTACCCAGGTGGTGCCGCACTGCATATTTACGATGCAATTTTTAGGCAGCAGTTAGTGCGTCACGTTTTGGTACGCCACGAACAAGCGGCTACCCATGCAGCTGATGCCTATTCGCGCTCGACTGGCCGTACCGGTGTGGCGCTGGTCACTTCTGGGCCTGGTGCGACCAATGCCATTACTGGTATTGCAACTGCGTACATGGACTCCATTCCAATGGTTGTGATTTCTGGCCAGGTGGTTAGCGAGAAAATTGGTGAAGATGCTTTCCAAGAAACCGATATGGTCGGCATTTCCCGCCCAATTGTTAAGCACAGCTTCCTAGTCAAAGATGCAGCTAAAATCCCAGAGATTATCAAAAAAGCGTTTTATTTGGCGTCTACTGGGCGCCCGGGGCCTGTGGTTGTAGATATCCCTAAAGATATGACAGCACCAGACAAGCTCTTTGATTACGCTTACCCCGAAAAAGTGCGAATGCGTTCGTACAACCCAGCAACGCGCGGCCATGCGGGTCAAATCAAAAAAGCTATGCAGTTAATGCTAGCGGCTAAGCGCCCCATTATTTATGCCGGCGGTGGTGTGGTTCAAGGTAATGGTAGCGCGCAGCTTACTTCGCTTGCGCAAGAGTTAAATGTTCCTGTTACAAATACCTTGATGGGCTTAGGTGCTTACCCTGGTAATGATAAGCAGTTTCTTGGGATGCTTGGCATGCATGGCACTGTGGAGGCTAACTTTGCTATGCACAATGCGGATGTTATTTTCGCCATTGGTGCACGCTTTGATGATCGCGTTACCAATTCACCAGACAAATTCTGCCCCGATGCCAAAATTGTCCATGTTGATATCGACCCGGCCTCTATCTCTAAAACCGTTCAGGCCGATGTGCCTATCGTGGGTCCTGTAGATAGCGTACTAAACGATATGCTGCAGGTACTTGCTGAGCTTGATGAAGCCATTGACCCTGATGCGCTTGCGGCATGGTGGTCTAGCATTAATGACTGGCGTGAAAAGCATGGCATCAATACCAAGCCACGTTACGACACATCAGGCGAAGCCATTATGCCGCAAGAGGTGGTAAGTGCGCTTTATGAGGTAACCGAAGGCGAGGCCTATGTCACCACTGATGTTGGTCAGCATCAAATGTTCGCTGCGCAATACTATCCCTTCAAATACCCGCGCCGTTGGATTACCTCTGGTGGCTTGGGCACTATGGGCTTTGGTTTGCCAGCAGCAATGGGTGTGCAGTACGCCTTTCCTGATGCGGCAGTTGCCTGCATTACCGGTGAGGGCAGTATCCAGATGTGTATTCAAGAGCTAAGCGCATGCACGCAGTACCACTTACCGGTAAAGATAATCTGCATTAATAATCAGTCGTTAGGCATGGTTAAGCAATGGCAGGACATGCAATACAGCGGTCGCCATTCAGAAAGCTTATATGAAGATTCATTACCCGATTTTATTAAGTTGGCAGAGGCTTATGGCCATGTGGGCGTGCGTATTACCAAGCGCGAAGAGCTAAAAGAAAAGCTAGCTGAAGTTTTCGCCATGAAAGATCGCACAGTGTTTGTCGATATTATGGTCGACCCAAAAGAGCATGTTTATCCTATGTTAATTCCGGCAGGTGGTTCAGTCGGTGCGAATGGTTCTATGCGCGATATGTTGTTAAGCAAAACGGAGCGTACCTAA
- the ilvN gene encoding acetolactate synthase small subunit, whose translation MKRIISVLVENEPGALSRVVGLFSQRGYNIETLTVAPTEDETLSRLTLTTIGDDHIIEQITKHLNKLVDVVKLVDLTEGAHIERELMLIKVRATGAQRAEVKRCVDIFRGQIVDVTASVYTIQIVGNSEKLDAFFQAVGEASILEVVRSGVTGIARGEKVLSL comes from the coding sequence ATGAAACGTATTATTTCAGTTTTAGTTGAAAACGAACCGGGCGCGCTTTCACGTGTTGTGGGGTTGTTTTCGCAGCGCGGTTACAACATTGAAACCTTAACGGTGGCACCGACAGAGGATGAGACCTTATCGCGCTTAACGCTAACGACAATTGGTGATGATCATATTATTGAGCAGATCACCAAGCACCTCAATAAGTTAGTCGACGTGGTTAAGCTTGTTGATCTAACAGAGGGTGCGCATATCGAGCGTGAATTAATGCTTATTAAGGTGCGTGCAACCGGTGCTCAGCGTGCAGAAGTGAAGCGTTGCGTTGATATTTTCCGCGGTCAAATCGTTGACGTTACGGCTTCTGTGTACACCATTCAAATTGTGGGTAATAGTGAAAAACTAGACGCCTTTTTTCAAGCGGTCGGTGAAGCTTCGATCTTAGAGGTCGTGCGCTCTGGTGTGACCGGTATTGCTCGTGGCGAAAAGGTTTTGAGCTTGTAG
- a CDS encoding fatty acid cis/trans isomerase, with translation MSKRVKVFVVTLLLSGCASFGVSKYAQMYGLAKPVNRVVAQTKPDEVDYWRDIKPILDNRCVVCHACYDAPCQLKLTAIEGIERGASHDSVYHLSRPFPAEPSRLFIDAQSVEQWRNKNFFPVLNEHEQTVMANVNAGVMYQTLSLKQKNPLPATTQLPDSFTLGTARKNHCPKIEDFEKYADNNPLWGMPYGLPAIAPSENKLLMAWLAQGATYTARTEISKNIERKVLKWERFFNQTSLKTQLMSRYLYEHLFLASLYFEDDADSNAQFFNVVRSRTPPGEAIDIIATRRPYDAPGVEKFYYRLMPVLETPVLKTHMPYALSYSRMEKWKAWFLKEQYSVDKLPSYLPEEAGNPFLTFAAIPSKSRYRFLLDEAKFTIGNFIKGPVCRGQVAVNVIRDHFWVVFVDPDVSEIKGYDSFLAENYQDFKMPNTEGNVYLPMTTWGKYADKQLAYLEKRDQFLSEIAPELVKRDMKLIWDGDGQNPNAGLTIYRHFDNASVENGLLGGQPKTAWLIGYGLLERIYYLLAAGYDVYGNVGHQFISRVYMDFLRMEGETNFLYFLPQEARIKEREDWYQGAEARAHRYLRFPSLEELNTSVIPYQTTDPKAELLRQIEARVKPAIDSGSTLLVTNVDSGPLVGLKEWRGEAIAILPEFSIVEVKSSGGSEYYSILKNSGHKNVSSMFNEEANLSPSENSLSVLKGIAGSYPNAFYRVDVDVLDKFSLQLSRVRSELDYKILKDQFGVRRTSKGFWAYSDRLHANYKARAPIDAAILDFNRLENR, from the coding sequence ATGAGTAAGAGAGTTAAAGTTTTTGTTGTTACTTTGTTGCTGAGTGGTTGCGCTAGTTTTGGTGTTTCTAAATACGCTCAAATGTATGGACTTGCCAAGCCTGTTAATAGGGTTGTGGCGCAAACAAAGCCTGACGAGGTTGATTATTGGCGCGATATAAAGCCTATACTGGATAACCGCTGCGTTGTGTGCCATGCGTGCTACGACGCGCCTTGCCAATTAAAGTTGACTGCAATAGAAGGGATAGAGCGCGGTGCAAGTCACGACAGCGTGTATCACTTGAGTCGTCCCTTCCCTGCCGAGCCTTCTCGCTTATTTATTGATGCACAAAGTGTTGAGCAGTGGCGTAATAAAAATTTTTTCCCAGTGTTAAATGAGCATGAGCAAACCGTTATGGCTAATGTGAATGCGGGGGTTATGTATCAAACATTATCTTTAAAGCAAAAAAATCCATTGCCTGCGACTACGCAACTCCCCGATTCTTTTACCCTTGGTACCGCCCGTAAAAATCACTGCCCCAAAATAGAGGACTTTGAAAAGTATGCAGACAATAACCCACTTTGGGGAATGCCCTACGGGTTGCCGGCAATAGCTCCTAGTGAAAACAAGCTGTTAATGGCATGGTTGGCGCAAGGCGCAACTTACACAGCTAGAACAGAAATATCAAAAAATATTGAACGAAAAGTTCTTAAGTGGGAACGTTTTTTTAATCAAACTTCACTTAAAACGCAATTGATGAGTCGTTATTTGTATGAGCATTTATTTCTAGCGAGTTTATATTTTGAAGATGACGCTGATAGCAATGCGCAGTTTTTCAATGTTGTGCGCTCTAGAACGCCGCCAGGGGAGGCGATTGATATTATTGCAACGCGTCGACCGTATGATGCACCTGGCGTGGAAAAATTCTACTATCGTTTAATGCCGGTTTTAGAAACGCCAGTGTTAAAGACGCACATGCCTTACGCTTTGAGCTATAGTCGAATGGAAAAGTGGAAAGCGTGGTTTCTAAAGGAGCAATACTCAGTTGATAAGCTGCCAAGTTATTTACCTGAGGAAGCTGGCAATCCTTTTTTAACATTCGCTGCAATACCATCCAAATCAAGATACCGTTTTTTATTGGATGAAGCGAAATTTACCATAGGCAACTTCATTAAGGGGCCTGTGTGTCGTGGGCAAGTCGCTGTAAATGTTATTAGGGATCATTTTTGGGTCGTTTTTGTTGACCCTGATGTTAGTGAAATCAAGGGGTACGATAGTTTTCTGGCTGAAAACTATCAGGATTTTAAAATGCCTAATACCGAAGGTAACGTTTATTTGCCAATGACAACTTGGGGGAAGTACGCCGATAAACAGTTAGCTTACCTAGAAAAGCGTGACCAATTCTTGAGTGAAATAGCGCCTGAGCTTGTAAAGCGGGATATGAAATTAATTTGGGATGGTGACGGCCAAAATCCAAATGCTGGGCTAACTATTTATCGCCATTTTGATAACGCTTCTGTGGAGAATGGCTTGCTTGGTGGACAGCCCAAAACAGCATGGCTTATTGGATATGGTCTGTTGGAACGTATCTATTACCTATTAGCGGCAGGCTATGATGTTTATGGCAATGTGGGGCATCAATTTATATCGCGTGTTTATATGGACTTCCTGAGGATGGAAGGCGAAACCAACTTCCTCTATTTTTTGCCTCAAGAAGCAAGAATTAAAGAGCGAGAGGATTGGTATCAGGGGGCAGAGGCTCGCGCGCATAGGTACTTACGCTTCCCTTCACTTGAAGAGTTAAATACTTCGGTTATACCGTACCAAACCACAGACCCTAAGGCTGAATTATTACGTCAAATCGAGGCTAGAGTAAAACCGGCTATTGATAGTGGAAGCACGTTGTTGGTTACCAATGTCGATTCGGGGCCTCTTGTGGGCCTTAAAGAATGGCGTGGAGAAGCTATAGCCATATTGCCTGAATTCAGCATTGTTGAAGTTAAAAGTTCCGGTGGTTCAGAATATTATTCAATACTTAAAAATAGCGGCCATAAAAATGTTTCTTCCATGTTTAACGAGGAAGCTAATTTATCCCCTAGTGAAAATAGCCTTTCAGTTTTAAAAGGTATTGCTGGTAGCTACCCAAATGCGTTCTATCGAGTTGATGTGGACGTATTGGATAAGTTCTCTTTGCAGTTAAGCCGTGTTAGAAGTGAGCTTGATTATAAAATATTAAAAGATCAGTTCGGCGTACGACGAACATCTAAAGGCTTTTGGGCTTACAGTGATAGGCTGCACGCGAATTATAAGGCGCGCGCTCCGATTGATGCGGCAATATTAGACTTTAACCGACTGGAAAATAGATAA
- a CDS encoding alpha/beta hydrolase produces MQFTLVGVACSACALFGGLSSRSVEQVVYYVTTRAVALEPDNKEYYGSLRGSLEVGAVSVRLPPDDNPNSFAKTFNYNWADSLFLSKNKIPKINLPKSEKLEWVAPLTKEGLFEKINQAMVHQTEKRLLVYIHGFKRSFGKNVESGARLAYETAYPGPTVVFSWPSTNSISGYTADRGNAEWSTPYLTRTLLALHQKFPYYKIDLVAHSMGNRVLVDALLEFQELQPLATIWPFSQVVLLAPDIDRSIFIENYAAKLAALNSKLTIYVSAEDFPLMASGSFNAYPRLGDARSGVPIAEGIETIDVSHAITMASGHAYYRKSHEVSHDLYLLLNKNLPASERETLKKAVNEQGEYWDLLAEPAIGAQ; encoded by the coding sequence ATGCAATTTACATTAGTTGGCGTTGCTTGCAGTGCTTGTGCGTTATTTGGTGGGCTGTCATCTCGTTCTGTAGAGCAGGTCGTATATTATGTGACGACAAGAGCTGTGGCTTTAGAGCCTGATAATAAAGAGTATTACGGGTCCTTGCGCGGTAGTCTTGAGGTGGGGGCGGTGAGTGTAAGATTACCCCCAGATGATAACCCTAATTCATTTGCAAAAACGTTTAATTACAACTGGGCCGATTCACTGTTTTTAAGTAAAAACAAAATTCCAAAAATAAATTTACCTAAAAGCGAAAAGCTTGAGTGGGTAGCACCTTTGACGAAAGAGGGTTTGTTTGAAAAAATCAATCAAGCGATGGTTCATCAAACTGAAAAGCGGTTGCTAGTCTATATTCATGGATTCAAGCGTAGTTTTGGTAAAAATGTAGAATCCGGTGCGCGTCTGGCCTACGAAACAGCATACCCCGGGCCAACGGTGGTGTTTTCGTGGCCGTCGACAAATTCAATTTCTGGTTATACCGCTGATAGGGGGAATGCGGAATGGTCTACGCCCTACTTAACTAGAACCCTCCTGGCTTTACACCAAAAATTTCCTTATTACAAAATTGATTTAGTGGCGCACAGCATGGGTAATCGGGTATTAGTCGATGCTTTACTAGAGTTTCAAGAATTACAGCCTTTGGCAACTATTTGGCCTTTTTCACAGGTTGTGTTGTTGGCTCCCGATATTGACCGCAGTATTTTTATCGAAAACTATGCTGCCAAATTAGCTGCGCTTAATTCTAAATTAACAATTTATGTTTCAGCAGAAGATTTCCCATTAATGGCATCGGGTAGCTTTAATGCTTATCCTCGCTTGGGAGATGCACGTTCGGGGGTTCCTATTGCTGAAGGTATAGAAACCATTGATGTTAGTCATGCGATTACGATGGCATCGGGGCATGCTTATTATCGAAAAAGTCATGAGGTATCTCATGATCTTTATTTGTTACTGAATAAAAACTTACCGGCAAGCGAGCGAGAAACCCTCAAAAAAGCTGTTAATGAGCAGGGTGAATACTGGGACTTACTTGCAGAGCCTGCTATAGGTGCCCAATAG
- the rph gene encoding ribonuclease PH has protein sequence MQRPSGRSPDQLRPIKITRNFTKHAEGSVLVEFGDTRVLCNASVTEGVPRFLKGSGQGWLTAEYGMLPRSTGSRMNREAARGKQGGRTVEIQRLIGRSLRAAVDLNALGEFTIVVDCDVIQADGGTRTASITGACVAVVDALNHLQRSGALKTDPLISMLASVSVGIYQGEPVLDLDYPEDSDADTDMNLVMTANGGIIEIQGTAEKAPFTEDEFQAMLALGKKGINDLIALQRDALAQ, from the coding sequence ATGCAAAGACCTAGCGGCCGCAGCCCAGACCAACTTCGCCCCATAAAAATCACACGCAATTTCACTAAACACGCCGAAGGGTCTGTACTTGTCGAGTTTGGCGATACCCGCGTGCTATGCAATGCGAGCGTCACCGAAGGCGTGCCGCGTTTTTTAAAAGGTAGCGGGCAAGGCTGGTTAACAGCCGAATATGGCATGTTGCCACGTTCTACAGGCTCGCGCATGAACCGTGAAGCGGCACGCGGAAAGCAAGGCGGACGCACCGTTGAAATTCAACGCTTAATTGGCCGCTCTCTGCGTGCTGCGGTTGATTTAAACGCACTCGGCGAATTTACCATTGTGGTTGACTGTGATGTTATTCAAGCTGATGGCGGCACACGTACAGCGTCCATTACCGGTGCCTGCGTTGCCGTCGTCGATGCTCTCAACCACCTTCAACGCAGTGGTGCACTCAAAACTGACCCGTTAATTTCTATGCTTGCCTCTGTCAGCGTCGGCATTTATCAAGGCGAACCCGTTTTAGATTTAGACTACCCCGAAGATTCCGACGCCGATACAGATATGAACTTAGTGATGACCGCAAACGGCGGCATTATTGAAATTCAGGGTACAGCAGAAAAAGCGCCGTTCACCGAAGACGAATTCCAAGCGATGCTAGCGCTAGGTAAAAAAGGTATTAACGATCTAATCGCACTACAACGCGATGCTCTAGCGCAATAG
- a CDS encoding YicC/YloC family endoribonuclease — translation MTHSMTGFARVEEEFSWGRLSCEIRSVNHRYLEPSIRMPDSLRVAEGSFREQLKKSLSRGKVEVSFFLKQENNDSAQINPEALNGLVQLLSAVSAKVPNPAPVNPLEALRWPGVLQANELDADTLVAAANTMLQKTLTDLQKSRAREGEGLAQHIQDRLSAISQHVATLRSELPALTAAQQDKLSQKIEALQVDVDQDRLAQELVIIAQKSDVAEELDRLDTHIVETQRALKQTGPIGRRLDFLMQEFNREANTLSSKAIASGVTQIAVELKVLVEQMREQVQNIE, via the coding sequence ATGACCCACAGCATGACGGGTTTTGCACGTGTCGAGGAAGAGTTTTCGTGGGGGCGCTTAAGTTGTGAAATTCGCAGCGTAAACCACCGTTATCTAGAGCCTTCAATTCGCATGCCCGATAGCTTACGTGTTGCAGAAGGAAGTTTTCGCGAGCAACTAAAAAAATCGCTCAGCCGAGGCAAAGTGGAAGTATCTTTCTTTTTAAAACAAGAAAATAACGACAGCGCGCAAATTAATCCTGAAGCCCTCAATGGTTTGGTGCAATTATTAAGCGCGGTAAGTGCTAAAGTCCCAAACCCTGCGCCGGTTAACCCGCTGGAAGCTTTGCGCTGGCCTGGGGTGTTGCAAGCCAACGAGTTAGATGCCGATACTTTGGTTGCGGCTGCTAATACAATGCTACAAAAAACCTTAACCGATTTGCAAAAAAGCCGTGCTCGCGAAGGCGAAGGTTTGGCGCAACACATTCAAGATAGGTTAAGCGCAATTAGCCAACACGTAGCAACGCTACGCTCAGAACTCCCAGCGTTAACGGCTGCCCAACAAGATAAACTCAGCCAAAAAATCGAAGCCCTACAAGTGGATGTAGACCAAGACCGGCTAGCGCAAGAGCTTGTGATTATTGCACAAAAATCCGATGTGGCCGAAGAATTAGATCGCTTAGATACTCATATCGTTGAAACTCAGCGCGCGTTAAAACAAACAGGCCCAATAGGGCGGCGGTTAGACTTTCTAATGCAAGAATTTAATCGCGAAGCGAATACACTTAGCAGTAAAGCCATAGCCAGCGGCGTAACGCAAATTGCGGTGGAATTAAAAGTGTTGGTGGAGCAAATGCGCGAGCAGGTGCAGAATATTGAGTAG
- a CDS encoding nucleotidyl transferase AbiEii/AbiGii toxin family protein, producing MTQPLLNLSGKIEPSLVDIIEKVDNCATRFKIPYLVVGAFARDLVLHHGYGAPAQRATKDIDFALQVPTWGTFEILKKELITYGFTETKTAHRLIASNNWPIDIVPFGGIADKNTNIQWPPSGDTEMNVLGFQEAFENANNVRLSGEPRVEVLVASPVGMMLLKLISWTDRTADKRKKDAIDIAYVLTTYETIPAISSQLYDDQGLMAHYGWDKTLAGAHQLGITTKTIAESNTAKTIFKLLNNQNTKLQVETLISEMGGRNTHQYPRNEALINAFKAGVEG from the coding sequence ATGACACAGCCATTGCTGAACTTATCGGGGAAAATTGAGCCGAGCCTAGTTGATATTATCGAAAAAGTAGACAACTGTGCGACGAGATTTAAAATACCTTATCTTGTGGTTGGCGCATTCGCGCGTGACTTGGTTTTACACCATGGGTATGGCGCCCCAGCACAAAGAGCAACCAAAGATATCGATTTTGCACTTCAGGTTCCGACATGGGGCACGTTTGAAATATTGAAAAAAGAACTGATTACCTATGGTTTTACTGAAACCAAAACAGCTCACCGCTTAATTGCCTCCAATAATTGGCCAATTGACATAGTTCCTTTTGGAGGTATAGCGGACAAAAATACTAATATTCAGTGGCCACCCTCTGGGGATACCGAGATGAACGTGCTTGGCTTTCAAGAGGCTTTTGAAAATGCAAACAACGTTCGGTTAAGCGGCGAGCCGAGAGTTGAAGTACTAGTTGCCTCGCCCGTAGGGATGATGCTTTTAAAATTAATATCATGGACAGATAGAACGGCAGACAAACGAAAAAAAGACGCCATAGATATAGCCTACGTACTCACCACCTATGAAACGATCCCGGCCATATCCAGCCAGCTATACGACGATCAAGGCCTAATGGCACACTACGGCTGGGATAAAACCTTGGCAGGGGCGCATCAGTTGGGAATAACAACAAAAACAATTGCCGAATCAAACACCGCAAAAACCATTTTCAAGCTATTGAACAACCAAAATACCAAACTACAAGTAGAAACCTTAATTAGTGAAATGGGCGGCCGAAACACACATCAATATCCGCGCAACGAAGCGCTGATCAATGCTTTTAAAGCTGGAGTCGAGGGCTAG
- a CDS encoding type IV toxin-antitoxin system AbiEi family antitoxin, protein MLNPEETAILDQALLALKKETGLDFTADANLISNYPESRRADTYLIATEHIMAVEVKRNIRPPNLGGIINQVKSLTPQGILIADYINPNIAEKLKESDVQYIDSCGNAYINLPPIFVSIKGQKAKLENSQKKNKAFNLSGLKLVYGLLCDDTLINSSYREISETTGVALGAIGTLLNDLRDSGYLLNSDDLRWHGLINRKKLLDRWVEAYPEKLKPKLVVGEFVSQDPNWWKKVNIENYDAYWGEEIAAAKYTDCLRPQVATIYLPEESGNELFINGRLRKALSSEDKSEGLVKIYRPFWPTKHKNKNLHILNNEKHTVNPILIYADLIASQDSRNLETARIIYDTAIAELIGEN, encoded by the coding sequence GTGCTCAATCCAGAAGAAACAGCTATCTTAGACCAAGCCTTGCTAGCCTTGAAAAAAGAAACAGGCTTAGATTTTACAGCGGACGCAAACTTAATAAGTAATTATCCAGAAAGTCGCCGCGCCGATACCTATTTGATTGCAACTGAACATATTATGGCAGTTGAAGTAAAGCGTAACATCCGGCCACCTAATCTTGGGGGTATTATCAACCAAGTCAAATCACTAACACCACAAGGGATACTCATAGCCGATTATATCAATCCGAATATCGCCGAGAAATTGAAAGAAAGCGACGTTCAGTATATTGATAGCTGTGGTAACGCCTATATCAACTTACCGCCAATATTTGTGAGCATTAAAGGCCAAAAAGCTAAACTAGAAAATAGCCAAAAAAAGAATAAGGCTTTTAATCTCAGCGGGCTCAAGCTGGTTTATGGATTATTATGCGATGACACCTTAATTAACTCGAGTTATCGAGAAATATCAGAAACAACAGGCGTGGCATTAGGAGCTATAGGAACACTACTAAATGATTTGAGAGATTCTGGCTACCTGCTAAACAGCGATGACTTGAGATGGCATGGGCTGATTAACCGAAAAAAGCTCTTAGATCGCTGGGTAGAGGCTTATCCTGAAAAACTAAAACCAAAATTGGTAGTTGGTGAATTTGTAAGCCAAGATCCCAATTGGTGGAAAAAAGTAAACATCGAAAATTACGATGCTTACTGGGGCGAAGAAATTGCAGCCGCAAAATATACAGATTGCCTACGACCACAAGTAGCGACCATCTATCTGCCTGAAGAATCAGGGAATGAGCTTTTTATCAACGGAAGATTACGCAAAGCCTTAAGCTCCGAAGATAAGAGTGAGGGGTTAGTGAAAATCTACAGACCATTTTGGCCCACCAAACACAAAAATAAAAATCTGCATATACTGAATAATGAAAAGCATACCGTCAATCCAATACTAATTTATGCTGACTTAATAGCCTCACAGGATAGTCGCAATTTAGAAACCGCAAGGATAATATATGACACAGCCATTGCTGAACTTATCGGGGAAAATTGA